Below is a window of Falco rusticolus isolate bFalRus1 chromosome 9, bFalRus1.pri, whole genome shotgun sequence DNA.
agggcggtgcagaagcagggaaggagctgggctgcCATGACGGCGGTGGCCAGCTGAAGACAAACACCCACGCTAAGACACTCAGCGAACATCTGCCCCTACCCACAAGCTACTCCTATTTTTGTTCCGTCTCGTACCCTGACTGACTCAGAGGAGGGGAGCCAGGTTGGAAGGAgccagccaggggctgcagaggggttcaaagaggaagaggaggaagaggtgctTCAAAACCAGTAGCTGCCATTCTTTCAATCAGCTTGAACATTTTCTTCGCAGTGTCTCGTTCatgcttctgtttcagctgcaggCAATCCGTGGCAGGGATGGCACTTCCTGCCTGCTATTGAGGTGAACATACTTTCAGGGCACCATCAGAATAAATGACACCCTACTCTTAGACAGCTCCACTGTAATCTGTCCGAACTGTAATGAGCTTGGCTGAAGCTCATCCTTTTGCCTAACTTCTTCCAGGAATTTCCAGTTCTCATTTTGGTCACTTTGCAAAACTTATCTACAAGGAAAGGGCAAGTGCCAAATTTCCTAATTCCTGTGCGTCTTGTTGTCGTCGTGAGTTCTGGACACTGGCACAGACTGAGCTTTGTAGTGTAACTCTCGCAGGACCTTGAGGCACAGTCTTACAGCTTAGAAGTCTTCTGCAAGGAAAGGGACACAAGACGACCCCCCAAAAGAGCCATGGCAGcaatttttctgttgcaggGATGCTCCCATCCCTGACACCCTCCTCTCCAGAGCATTCATTAGTTCTGCAGAAATAGCACCTCTTGTTTTGTCCCAAGTTACTGATCGTTTGCTCCTTTGCTGCGAGGCTGGGGGCCAGGTACCCACATCCTCGGGGATGTTCCCCAGGCAGTCCACGCCTGTCACTCGGCCGATGCAAACTGCGGCCCGGGGAGGTGACCCGGCTCCTGCCGAGGGGATCTAGAAGCAGGCAGCCCCCGTCCCCTGGGTGGCAgtgccctggcaggcagccctgcccgcGCTCAGGCTTTGCCGGGGGTGAGGGCGTACACAGCGAGGGggagattaatgggaactgaAACCCCCTTTGCAACCTGGCGTGTGAAACCTGCCCCAGCGCTGcacccccgcccccggcgcgcTTCCCGGCTCTCCTcgctggctggggggggcgcGGTGATGCTGGGATGAGCCTCAGGCCGATGACTGGAGAATTTTTGCGGCGTTTTTCAGCTTCCTCTGCCTCCGAGCCTGACTAACGCTGCCTgcgcggccgcggcccccgcccgctgccggggagggaggggatccCCGCCAGGGGGCGGGGCGCcggccggcgcggggcggggaATGCCCATGTTTGGAAGGCGGGCGCGTCACTCCCCTTATATGGGCAGTGTCGTCAGGGCCCGGCCTCCCATTCATATAAATGCCCGGTGGCGGCGGCCGGGATTCCCTGCCCGGGCTCGCCGCGGTGCCTCCGTCCCTCtcgcgccgccgccggccgaGCCCCCGCGGCTCCGCGCTACCCCCGGCATCCCCGGCGGGCGCCTTCCTGCCGCTCTTCCCGCTCCTGCCCCGGCTGCGGCTGGGCGTGACCCACGGCCGGCATGAAAGTCACGTCCCTCGACTGCCGCCAGCTGAGGAAGCTCCTGCGGAAGGAGCCCTCCCGCTGCCTGGTGCTGGACTGCCGGCCCTACCTGTCCTACTCGGCCTCTTGCCTCCGCGGCTCGCTCAACGTCAACCTCAACTCGGTGGTGATGCGGCGGGCCCGTGGCGGGGCCGTGCCGCTCCACTTCGTGGTACCCGATGCGGCAGCCCGCGCCCGGCTGCTGCTGGGCggcgagggggcggcgggggccgcccgGCTGGCGGCCGTGGTGGTGCTGGACCAGGGCACGGGGCACTGGCAGAAGCTGAAGAAGGACAGCACGGCCCAGATCGTCCTCAACgccctgctctccagcctgccgGAGGCCGGGGCCAGGGTCTGCTTCCTGAAAGGTGAGAGGGGCGGCGGGCAAGGGGGGCCGGGGTTGGGGGAAGCGGCGCGGATCGACCCTCAAAGCCTCCCGgtggcggcggccggcggcgctCCCGTCCGCCACCAGCGTCCCTCAGTTAACCTGATTATtggtggaggacagggaggtaACGCCGGGATTTCGTTTCTTTTCCACCCACTGGAAATAAATCCCGGATAGACTCTGCGGGCTGAGCCGAAATGCCTTTCCGCTCACCCCCGCCGCGCGTTTAAGAGGCTGATGGAACGCAAAGAATATTAGGGAAGAAGAGCAGAAGTTGCAGATAGTCAAAGGGAGAGGGGGGGCAGAGAGACCGGGGCTGCGTGGAAAACGAAATGGGCCTGACAGATGAGAGAGAGCCGAGGCCACCGTTTCTTGCTCTCCGCCCGGTGGTGACACGGGGCGGCCCTGACCCCGGGGCTGGGTACCCGCCGCTCCTCCCGGGGCGGAGAGGCTCCCCCCGTCGCCGGGCATACCGGGACCGGTAGGGGAAACCCGCAGCCGAAACTCCGGGGCTTGTCGCGGGACGAGTATTTTATACAGCCGTTTAATTACggttctttgttttccttccgTGTAACCCGGGGATAATAAAACGATTTAAAAAAGAGCAGCCCGCCCTTCCCCTGtcctcccctcctttctcctAGCAGTGCCTTTGTCCGTTTGCCCTCCCTGTTTTCTCAGCCCCATCGTGCGCCCCCGCGGAGGGGGCAGTGCCCGGCCCGGGGGCTCCCTCCCCAACCCCGCACACCCGGCTGCCGGGGCCACGCCGCAGTAGGGGTCTCTGCACACCCTCCCTCGCCATAGCCTCAGGCTATAAATGCAGGAGAAAACCAGGCGGTGTCTCTTGAATAAACTCTGCCCCCGTGCCCTCATCGGCCAGGGTTAATTCACTTTTATTAAGCCTTCCATCACGCTAGTTTTGTCCTGATGTGCCCAGTTTCTGCCTGCTAACGAGCAGTGCCCGCAGGGCATCCTCGCCGGGGCAGAGGCACCTCCCGCCCGGGTACCGCCCGGTGCCGAGGGGGGACCCCCAGGGCGGTttgcccccagcctggctctgtgcgggcacccccagcctgcctgggagTCGGGCAGGCGCCCCAAAAGCGGCGCTAGCGCTGCTGCGAGGCAGGGATACCTGCATTGTGGGGGGCCAACCAAATCTTTGGGGTCCTCATTAAAGCAGAGTTGAAGAAACATCTGCAAGGGCACGCTGGGAAGTCTGTGGCCAACCAGGGGCTGAATTAAGCTCTGCTGACTCTCAGCCCGCTCGTTCAGCCACAAGATCGTCCTTCCCTCCTCTATGTAGCAGCCCCAAGCTTTGAAGTGgtgactgtggctgtgggcagTTTatctggggtggggggctgagGTAGGCTTTGCTTTGTACCTTTTGTGTGTTGCAAAGTGTCTTATCTTAAAAGCCTGACTATTTGAGGCTTAAAAAAAGATAGCTCCTTAATGGATGGGAAAGCTTCCTcggttttctgctgctgttcccctTTGTTGGATGGTCTCAGGgtggcaggatcaggcccatGAAGTCGGCAGCTCTGTTTCAGATCTGGTGTGGCCAGAGGAGCTGGTGACTCAGTGGGCAGCACTGCTGATTCACTGGGGCCATGGACCCCCAGGAAGCTGTTGCAGTCTAGGGGAAGATCTCTGACACGTTGGGGATATAAATCACCCTGAAGCACTGGGCACTGGCCAGGAGAAAGGGTTCTTTGGGGGTCTGTAGCACCCACTTTGTAAATAATGGGCTGTAAAaccaccaggaaaaaaagctccTTGAGGTTCCCCCTTATACTCCTGCTCTCCCTGGATgtgggggagctgggaggaggtgTTGGCTACTTAAGGGTTAAGGTGGTCGGTCTCGCCTCAGAAGCTGCAGAGGTAGGATATGAACAGGTCACCAAGCCTCCTGGGGATCTGGCCCCAGGTAGGGTGGCTAGTGCAGAGCCGTCGCAAGCCAAGTTGCATGCCAGGCCCCATTCCTTCCCTTGTTTTCTGGCTTCCAAGGGTTTCGTGTGTCTTATCTTTCATCTGTGTAGGTGCAGTTTCATTCTGGGTGagctcagccccagcatggAGAGAGTGCTTGTGTGGTGGGGGGAGAGCttgcagaaatataaaataatcctCCCTGGGTGCTGACAAGGATTCTATTATTTATTGATTGAAACCGAAGCGCAGCACAGCTCTCTGTGATGAGCAATCCAGTATTTGCAGAAATGACCTCAGGGAAGCTAGGTtgagtggggagggggaagagaggagatTGCTGGAGGATGGGATGAGGAGGTGACTCACTTTAAGAATGGTCTGCAAATATCCTGATCCCTAAGGCTTGTAATTAACCATTCAGCAGCTGCATGTGTTAGCTGCCCCAGAGACATGAGACATGCATGTCTGTCTGAACACACATGCTGATTTGGCTCCTGTGGATTTCTGCGTTCATTCAAGAGTAAAACCAACACAGGACGTAAATGGGGATAGTGGCTATTTATATAAACTGGACATCTTTTTCCTATGTGATGGCAGTGGTTGGGGGGCAAAGGGGAGCTAAAGTCAGCTACGCAAAATGAGGATTTAGAAGCCCACACCACAAAGGGCAGTTGGAGatgaggagagcagaggagtCTGGAGAGTTGCTTGTGTGTGTTGGCTTTTCAGACTGCAAGTTGTTGGGGATATCAATTTATCAACCCAGTTGTTGGGGATATCCGTTTTATTAATCCCCCTTATGGTCTCCATGGTCACTTGGCTGCTTATCCCACTGCCTCGTGCTGCGAGCTCTGGGGTGAGCTGGCTGAATGTGGCTGGGGAGTAGGAGGAAAGGTGCAGGTACCCTGTGCCAGTTGACTGCAAAGTCACCCTCCTGCCCTCCGTCATGGAAAACAGACTTTCATCATGTTCAGTGAGCTTTGGATTGTGCCAGCCACTTGCAACATGAGGACCCCACGGTAGGACTGAGTGGGTGACAGTAGCACGTCATGAATTTGAGCATACATCTGCTCAAACACCACAAACAAATGCGACACCGGCATTACAGGGCTGAAATGTCAGTGGTAGCTGTaccaggcagccctggcagcgAGGGTGGCGGGGGCCCTGTGGCCGCTCAGATCTTCGGCGCTTCCTTTGTTTCGAAACCCTTGCACCAGGGCACCCACACCAACACCGCTTATCAGGGCGAAACAGTTGCAGGTGAATGAATCGCATTGGAGCGTTTGCTTTCTGAGCCTTGTTTACTTGAAGGCGGTGCTCAGGATTATTGAATCTAGCTGTTCAAGAGCTTTCACGGTGcctttctgttctgaaaaagcACAGGTGGCAGACATGTGGCACACCACATACATTTCCAGGCTGCTTCTGCTACCTGACTTATTCATGTTCATTTTGGAGATTGTGTGCTCCTCTGCAGTGTATTCTCAGCCTGGAAACAGGCAACGATTTAGCTGACGACAAACTTTGAGTAACAATGTAATAATAGGATTAATTCCTTTTCATTAGCAGCGCACTGAATGAAACAAATGCAGTACTTAACCATGCAGAATAGCTCATGTGGGGCTATTCAGTTGTCAAATGCTGTCACAGGATTTCATTAAGTTTTATAGCTGTTATTTAATAGAATGGTTTCAGTGGGGTTGTCTTCGTTACCTCGCTGTCTTGTGCATTGTGGTGATTAATGACAGTTGCAAGCATCCCACTCTTGGTTTGTCCattcaaaaatgcaaataaaatatttcttatgtTGTCACAGCCTATATAGTAATGACAGATTTAGAGAAGATGACTCTGGCGTACAGATATCTGAGTCTCAAACACTGGAAATAGTGCTTACATAAAACCTGGGGGAGGGAGTTTAATTGCTGCTGTACTGGGCTGGGGTTAATGGTTGCCAGACTCAACAGAATTACATTTGCTAGCAGTTTTAATCTGGATCCACTGGCTTTTGGCAAGTTAATAATTGTCAGTGGTATCGGAGGTTTTTCTTCAGGTGCCCAAAGCCTTTTAGACAGACCCATTTCCCCAGGCGAGCGCTATCATGCACTAACCCCCCTGGGGCCCATCgctgtgcagcaccagcactACCCCACTGTGTTGCAAGCACTGGAGCTTCATTTCTCTACCACATTTAATTAAACCAGTTTTTGGAAGTGCAAATACTAATGttaggtgttttgttttgttttcttgccctTCCCTAGGGGGATATGAAACCTTTAACTCGCAATATCCTGAGTGCTGCGTGGATGGAAAACTCATTTCCCCAGAGAGGACCGAGGCAGAGAGAAACCTCGCTGGCCACTGTGAGAAGCAGTGTGCCAACCACAAACCCGCTTATGACCAGGTGTGTGTCCCAGCTGTGGTGGGTGACCTTCCCCTTGGgtcttctccctcctgccactGGACTTTGTTAGAAgctggcagggtgctggtggcccTCATGCTGCACAGACCGTCAATAAGCTGTCGCAGTCCTGGCTGGCAGCCTGTGTGTCGAACAAGGGgccctgtgtgtgctgctggtCAGCATCACCTCTTGCCTGGCTCCAAAATTAGGcaacagaagaaggaaaccCACCCTATCTGGCCCTAAAACTGTACTTGTGACCCGTCTTTATCACACAGTCAGGCAGTGTGAACCATGAGGAAGGAAACTGGcggagggggctggggctgtggggccaCTTTGAGAAGAGGCGGCATCTCTCGACAGCCACCTTTGGGCAGGGGGAGCGGGGTTTCCACAGGGGAAGTCATCTTGTGCCTGCCTGGCCCAGGGAACGCGTGTGCCCTGAGATGTCACCTGCGGTCGGGTGCTTCCGCCAGGATGCACGTTCCCTGGCGCTGGGGGAGCCCCCGAGCGatgcccctctgcccccctgGGAGCGCCTCCCACGCCAGGCGGTCCTGGCTGTCCCCTGTGCGTGGGCATGCAGCTCACAGCTGGGGGCTGGTAGCAGCTCTTGCGCATCATGGAAAGTTACCTGCGGTCTCCAAAACCCTTGTGTCAGgtggtgacttttttttttcttttgcgGTCTTGTCACCCAGCCTTTGTTTGTGCTGAGGAAGGAGGAACCGAGATGACATTTTGGGGCAGATGACGCAGAGGGTGCTGCACCCTAGGGAGGTGTGGGGAGACGGGGAGCCTTGTTccaatttttttgctttgcttcaccTCTGGAGATGTGAGTGTaggggctgagccctgggctAAGCTAGAGCAGCCTCTTcctccatcctcttcctccctgctcaGCTACAGCTCGCCACCTCACCcatatttcagaaaagcctCAGAGGGGGCAGGCCTCACATATGAAAACACTTCAGGTGCACCCCAAGGGGGCAGCGCTTTAAAGAAAGCCAGGGATATCCTGCATGCAAGTGGGCTGAATCTGACTTTGTACCTCACAGATGTggacaagaaaatgaaaacctttcCTGTGTGGGCTTTGCCATTGCAGTGGTTCACTGACTGGCAGCAATGGGGTCCAAAAACaccagggatggagggagcGGGCGTCCACACAGGCTCCCTTGCCCCTCTCTCAAGTATCAGGACTCAAATGCCCTTGAAAAGGAGTTAcatgtttctgttccttctcttcCAGGGTGGTCCAGTTGAAATCCTGCCTTTTCTCTACCTTGGCAGTGCCTATCACGCTTCCAAGTGCGAGTTTCTTGCCAACCTGCACATCACAGCCCTGCTTAATGTCTCCAGGAAAAGCTCTGAGTCCTTCAAAGACCAGTATTGCTACAAGTGGATCCCAGTGGAGGACAGTCACACGGCAGACATCAGCTCACACTTCCAGGAAGCCATTGACTTCATCGGTAGGTCCAAATTAACAAACATCCAAATCTTCatgtcttttaatttattttaaaatacatgttggTGGGAAGGACACATTATTTTATGTTCCTAGATGTCACAGCAAAAGTTTAagctcccttccttccccagcatctCTCCTGGCAGAGGGATTTCTGTGAGGAAGGTAGGAGGAGCAAGgtctctgtccctctgtccaGGCTGGAAGGCTAGGGAAGGAAAATCCTCCTCTTGACTGCTGTCAGGCAGACAGGGCAGTGAGCTGgtcagctttattttctcttcaaagcAAGTATAGGTGTAACTTCAGCATGACAGGGTGTGAAGAAGCGTGATTGAATAACACCAAAGTCTATTGATTcttgtaaaggaaaaaacaacattgGTTCCTTGGACTTGCATGGCAGACCCTGTAAAAGCCAGGTGAAGCAGAGTCAGCTTATCTCAGGACAGCAAGGCAATATCCTGAAGTCAGGGTCTTAGAAATCCAGTGTCTCCCCTTATCACAGAGCTCTTTCCATAACTCCTTTTGATCATGCTGGCTATCTCACCCTTGAATCAAATACCCCAATACATAAAAAACGAGGAGGCCATCCCCTCCCAAACCTTCTTGGGTAGGTGAGCAGCACACCAGCTGGGCCAGGCAGCGCAAGGGAGAGGCTCCTGCCTGAGAGGCACAGGGTGGGTTAGTGGGGTGGAATAGCTTGAGCCTGGGTGGAGATGGTGTTGAAATCAGTGCTGTTACTCTCCAGGAACATTTGTGAGAGAAACAAAACGTAACTCCAGTTACAGACCAGCTGACATTGCTCAGCTGAGTTTGAGTCCTTCAACAGTGCAGGCAAAATTACAAACACTTCACCTGAGGGTGCTCTCTGAACCCTACCCCATAAGAGGCTTCTTACAGCTTTTGGGGAAAATGGTAGTTCACAGCACTCTTCTGTCCTATCCCCAACCCCTTCAGATAGTAGTTGAGTCATTTGACAATTTCCCAGATTTTGAGGATGACTTtagttttcactttcttttaaattggGTGTGTGGTGTAGATGCTGGGGATGACTCAAATCCACGTCTTATTTTGTGCAGTAGTTATATTTAACTGGTCATGGTGGCACCAGTCCCCCGGCAGACAATTGAAGACAGGCAAATGATAACTTGCTCAGCTCTGTGTTGTTTCACTGAGCGCTACACTCAGCGCAGTTACCCATAAATTGGAGCTTGAACATATTGCTCAAGTCAATAAAGCAGAGAACATCTATTtttgaactgtatttttgtgtgGAAAGGACTTATTTTAAGCACATTCTCTTTAATCTAATAACAATCATTGTGTTGTGTGAGTAACCACAGTGGCTCCTGTTGTGTAAAATGGGTGCTTTGCATAAGCCTTTTATATCCTGACTTAAGTCCAAGCATCCTTTGACCAGGCTGTAATTAGCAACTGCCTACCAGTTCTTGTGTGCTTTGTGGTGAGGCCCCAGGGAGTGAGCTCAGCCTCTCCACCCAAGGGTACCCACCAAGGGCTCAACTCCTGGTACTGCTGCCAGTTGCTGCTTACTGGCCAAGCAGGGAGTTAGGTCGGGActttatagaaaagaaaagttCTGGTTTTCCTAGCAAAGCTGATGAGAAAGCAGTCTGTAGCTTTTGGAAGACCTGACGTTGGGAGGGTTAGCCAGGCTAGGCTTGGGTCAGAACTTTGAGCCACAGACAGAGAAATGCAGGTACAGCAAACACAAGCATTGCCCAGATACCTGATCTGTCTCACAATGCCCTGCAAAATCAGCTGTTCCAAAGAGAAATAGACACATGGGAATGAGACAGGGAAGgactttcctgaaaaatacagaaagaaccAAATTGGGATCCACAGATTCTGAAACCTCTTGtcatctgcagctctgctccatcTCAGGCTGGGTTTTGtcccccttcttttttaatctgttacCCTTAGTAGCCAACAGAAGAGCAAACCTCTCCTTGCTGGTGGACTGGCTGTGTGCCACGCTCCACCTCCAGTGCTGGGTGCATGTTGCAGTGTGCTCTCCATCCCCAATGACAACTGATGTCtacaatgactttttttcccctagattATGTCAGACGAACGGGGGGAAAGATCCTGGTGCACTGTGAAGCAGGGATTTCACGCTCTCCCACCATCTGCATGGCATATCTCATGAAGACAAAGAAGCTGTGCCTGGAGGAAGCCTTTGACTACATCAAGCAGCGCCGGAGCCTGATCTCACCAAACTTTGGCTTCATGGGCCAGTTGCTACAATATGAGTCTGAGATCTTGTCTTCCACTCCCAGCCCCGCCGTCGCCTCGTGCAAACGAGAAGCTGCGTCTTTCTTTGCGGAAGAACTGACGTTGGGCAAAAACTTTGAAGGCTCATGCTTTGCCTTTCCTACCTCAGTGCTGAGTTCTGTGCCCATCCACTCTCCTGTCCACCAGCTGAAACTCAACCCAATGACAGCATCTTCGTCCTGCTGAACACCCTGGGAGACTGGAGCTGGTGTGGTCCTCTGATCTGAACTGTGACCCCAAGAAGAACATTTCATGAACGTGCAATAGAGAAACCTCGACTTAGTCTGGGATGGAATGGTTGTCATGGGTCATACATCCCATATGCTGTGACTGTAAGACACAAGTGCTCTAAATGTGGCAGGTTTTTTGAACTTTTattgtccttttttaaaaaaagtgcttttttaggtttttatcCACAGAGTGTGCACCCactactgtattttcagatcCCTGGGGAGCAATGAGAAATCCATTTAGTATGTTCTCAGTTCCCATAtccttccctttttatttttgaaaagacCCTTATTTAAAGTTTCAAGcaataaacagcagcagcagggaagaaagcaaaacaaaaagcacgACCTTTGCAACTGCAGAGGTGGTGGGAGTGAGTatctgttctgctttctctctggcttttctcctttcctctcctgtgTCATGTTTCAGGGAGCAAAGGGCTGGGGTGAGGGAGGGAGCTCCTTTCCCAGGACACTGTTGCACAACCAGGTGAAAATCCCCTCTCCTCCAGTCTCCCAAGTGTCAGGAGTTGACCACAGTGTAACTGGATACCAAACCAGACCATGGATCCATTCAGGTGTGGCATTTCCTGTGCTTCTGCATTTGCCTTTGTACTGGATGTGCTTTTAGCTAAAGCAGGGGACTTAGCGGAAGCCATCAGGCTACCCTGCTGAGCTATTATCCTCCCATCTGTTAGAGAAGAACAGCCCTAGAATACTTGAATGTGTCCACAACCCTCATCAGAATTACTTCCCATCAGATAATACTGTAACTGCTGGAttttacaccaaaaaaaaaaaccaaccctgacAAGCTCAGCTCCAAGGCAACTCTTCCACTACCCCTTCCCAAGTGTTCCCAATGTGTATCGTGTGTGGTCAAGTGGTCTTGTTCAGTGTTACGTGGCTTGCTTAGCATGTGTGGTCACCTAGCCAGCCTTTGTCTGTGAAAACTGGTTTCTCTCTCGCTCTTATGGGCTTCTGTGTCTGCAGGGAGCTCAGAATGAGCAGGTCTCTTTGTCTGttgacctttttatttttttttttaatatgtatggGAAATGGCAATAATTTCCAGGAGATCTCGTGAATGTGAAAGAAAACCTGCAATGGTTTTTATGGCGTgtacaaaataataaaggaaaagtcaggaaaagaaagttgttTGTTGTACTTGGGGTGAGCTGCAAAAGTGCTCCAGCAGAGCTTGGTGATGGGAGAGGTCACCTGAGAAAAACACCATGGCCCAAAAATGGTGTTAAGGAGGTTGAAGAGGGGGGTAAGTAACAGTGGGCTCTGTGCTGGAACTGTCCAAGGTGCATCTCTATGGAGGGCAGAAGGTGAGGGGGAGGATTGTTTTAAACAGGATGATATGAGTCACGGTGGTGTCACTTCCCAGCAGCCTGTAGGCACTTCTGTTTTGATTCACGCACCTTTTACATGAGATCTGCCATGTTGCTGAAGATGAAAATCTGAACTAGGCACGGCCCCCACTTCCCTCCTAAGCACATGCCATGGGATGTTGCATGCCTTGGTGTGACACCCATGGGCGGCCTGTGGCATGCTAGGGACCTGGGCATGTGGGTAATGCTCatcttttccacattttttttttttaatgaaaaaaataatttcaagtgCCAGCACCTCTGAACTATTTCATACCCCTTTTTG
It encodes the following:
- the DUSP5 gene encoding dual specificity protein phosphatase 5; translation: MKVTSLDCRQLRKLLRKEPSRCLVLDCRPYLSYSASCLRGSLNVNLNSVVMRRARGGAVPLHFVVPDAAARARLLLGGEGAAGAARLAAVVVLDQGTGHWQKLKKDSTAQIVLNALLSSLPEAGARVCFLKGGYETFNSQYPECCVDGKLISPERTEAERNLAGHCEKQCANHKPAYDQGGPVEILPFLYLGSAYHASKCEFLANLHITALLNVSRKSSESFKDQYCYKWIPVEDSHTADISSHFQEAIDFIDYVRRTGGKILVHCEAGISRSPTICMAYLMKTKKLCLEEAFDYIKQRRSLISPNFGFMGQLLQYESEILSSTPSPAVASCKREAASFFAEELTLGKNFEGSCFAFPTSVLSSVPIHSPVHQLKLNPMTASSSC